A genomic segment from Diceros bicornis minor isolate mBicDic1 chromosome 5, mDicBic1.mat.cur, whole genome shotgun sequence encodes:
- the RAB27A gene encoding ras-related protein Rab-27A, protein MSDGDYDYLIKFLALGDSGVGKTSVLYQYTDGKFNSKFITTVGIDFREKRVVYRPSGPDGAIGRGQRIHLQLWDTAGQERFRSLTTAFFRDAMGFLLLFDLTNEQSFLNVRNWISQLQMHAYCENPDIVLCGNKSDLEDQRVVKEEEAKELAEKYGIPYFETSAANGANISQAIEMLLDLIMKRMERCVDKSWIPEGVVRSNGHTSTDQLSEQKEKGKGVCGC, encoded by the exons atgtCTGATGGAGACTATGATTACCTCATCAAGTTTTTAGCTTTGGGAGACTCTGGAGTGGGGAAGACCAGTGTACTTTACCAGTACACAGATGGTAAATTTAACTCCAAGTTTATCACAACAGTGGGCATTGATTTCAGGGAAAAGAGAGTG GTGTACAGACCCAGTGGGCCAGATGGAGCCATTGGCAGAGGCCAGAGAATCCACCTGCAGTTATGGGACACAGCAGGGCAGGAGAG GTTTCGTAGCTTGACAACAGCTTTCTTCAGAGATGCTATGGGGTTTCTTCTGCTTTTTGATCTGACAAATGAGCAAAGTTTCCTCAATGTCAGAAACTGGATAA GCCAGCTACAAATGCATGCATATTGTGAAAACCCAGATATAGTGTTATGTGGAAATAAAAGTGATCTGGAAGACCAGAGAGTAGTAAAAGAGGAGGAGGCCAAAGAACTTGCAGAGAAATATGG AATCCCCTACTTTGAAACCAGTGCTGCCAATGGGGCAAACATAAGCCAAGCAATTGAGATGCTCCTGGATCTGATAATGAAGCGAATGGAACGGTGTGTAGACAAGTCCTGGATTCCTGAAGGAGTGGTGCGATCCAATGGTCACACCTCTACAGACCAGTTAAGTGagcagaaggagaaagggaaaggggtATGTGGCTGTTGA